In Carassius auratus strain Wakin unplaced genomic scaffold, ASM336829v1 scaf_tig00031547, whole genome shotgun sequence, the following proteins share a genomic window:
- the LOC113080526 gene encoding clotting factor B-like, whose protein sequence is MCPLICVTGTQLPNTLQQVMIPVVSNSACDNAYGGVNISITSNMICAGLINQGGKDSCQGDSGGPMVSKNGSLWIQSGVASFGEGCADPKYPGVYSRVSEYQDWIKSYTGSNTPGFVQFNTDIEYSTMTTTTNTTATTTTNTTATATSNSNFRSVPKLLLFNLSLIPFSLFPAS, encoded by the exons ATGTGTCCTCTGATCTGTGTCACAGGCACTCAGCTTCCTAACACACTGCAGCAGGTGATGATACCAGTTGTGAGTAACAGTGCCTGTGATAATGCTTATGGAGGGGTCAACATAAGCATCACAAGCAATATGATTTGTGCTGGATTGATAAATCAGGGAGGAAAAGATTCATGTCAG GGAGACTCTGGAGGTCCAATGGTCAGCAAGAACGGCTCCCTGTGGATTCAGTCTGGCGTTGCGAGTTTTGGTGAAGGATGTGCTGACCCCAAATATCCTGGTGTGTACTCCAGAGTATCTGAGTATCAGGACTGGATCAAGTCTTACACGGGCAGCAACACGCCTGGATTTGTTCAATTCAACACTGACATTGAATATTCGACTATGACGACGACTACAA ATACAACTGCAACTACGACTACAAATACAACTGCAACTGCAACATCCAACTCCAACTTCAGAAGTGTGCCCAAACTCCTCTTATTCAACCTTTCTCTCATTCCTTTCTCCCTCTTTCCCGCTTCCTAA
- the LOC113080525 gene encoding nuclear factor 7, brain-like, whose protein sequence is MASLNVSAEELSCPVCCEIFKAPVILSCSHSFCKECLHQFWTTKKTQECPVCRRDSKHDPPVNLALKNLCESFLKERNDCLSSESEEICSLHSEKLKLFCQEDKQPVCLVCINSQKHDNHTFRPIGEAVSSYKEELNISLKSLQENLKHREETKEEFEKTVEHIKSQAEHTERQIKQQFEKLHQFLRDEEEATITALREEEEQKKQMMKEKLEEINTHISALSHSIKDMEEMMNTSDVCFLKKFPVSMERVQISSQPDPQTPSGALIHVPRYLGNLLFRVWKKMQDIVQNTPVILDPNTAHPDLIVSDDLTSVKYSGNKQPLPDNPERFDIYDCVLASEGFSSGTHCWDVEVKESSCWSLGVTTASNRRKGGDFYNNDVWSVRYGQFEQDLERVRVYLDYDRGTVSFSDPLTNTHLHTFTNTFTHTLFPFFYCDSFQSCSSSLRILPFSYY, encoded by the exons ATGGCGTCACTGAATGTATCAGCTGAAGAGCTTTCTTGTCCTGTGTGCTGTGAAATCTTCAAGGCTCCTGTTATTTTATCATGCAGTCACAGTTTCTGTAAAGAGTGTCTTCATCAGTTCTGGACAACCAAGAAAACCCAGGAGTGTCCCGTCTGCAGGAGAGACTCGAAACATGATCCTCCAGTTAACCTTGCGTTAAAAAACCTGTGTGAGTCGTTCCTGAAGGAGAGAAACGACTGCCTTTCATCAGAGTCTGAGGAGATCTGCAGTTTACACAGTGAGAAACTCAAACTCTTCTGTCAGGAGGACAAACAGCCGGTGTGTTTAGTGTGTATTAACTCACAGAAACACGACAATCACACATTCAGACCCATCGGAGAAGCGGTTTCCTCGTATAAG GAGGAGCTCAATATATCACTGAAGTCCTTACAAGAGAATCTGAAACATCGTGAAGAAACGAAAGAAGAGTTTGAGAAAACAGTTGAACACATCAAG TCTCAAGCTGAGCACACAGAGCGTCAGATTAAACAGCAGTTTGAGAAGCTTCATCAGTTTCTCAGAGACGAAGAAGAAGCTACAATCACTgcactgagagaggaagaggagcagaagaagcagatgatgaaggagaagctggaggagATCAACACACACATCTCAGCTCTTTCACACTCAATCAAAGACATGGAGGAGATGATGAACACTAGTGACGTCTGCTTTCTGAAG AAGTTTCCAGTCTCGATGGAAAG AGTCCAGATCTCATCACAGCCGGATCCACAGACTCCTTCTGGAGCTCTGATTCATGTGCCACGATACTTGGGAAACCTGCTcttcagagtctggaagaagatgcAGGACATCGTCCAGAACA ctcctgtgattctggatccaaacacagctcATCCAGATCTCATCGTGTCTGATGATCTGACCAGTGTGAAATACAGCGGGAACAAACAACCTCTTCCTGATAACCCAGAGAGGTTTGACATCTATGACTGTGTCCTGGCTTCAGAGGGGTTTAGCTCAGGAACACACTGCTGGGACGTGGAGGTTAAAGAGAGTTCATGCTGGAGTCTCGGAGTCACTACAGCATCAAACCGGAGGAAAGGAGGTGATTTCTATAACAATGATGTCTGGAGTGTGCGATATGGACAGTTTGAGCAGGATCTTGAGCGTGTGAGAGTGTATCTGGACTATGACAGAGGAACGGTGTCATTCTCTGATCCTTTAActaacacacatctacacacattcacaaacaccttcactcacacactcttccCATTCTTCTATTGTGATTCCTTTCAGTCCTGTTCTTCCTCTCTGAGGATCCTGCCGTTtagttattattaa